A single genomic interval of Polaribacter vadi harbors:
- a CDS encoding low molecular weight protein-tyrosine-phosphatase, whose product MKKVLMVCLGNICRSPLAEGILKSKINTSKIFVDSAGTAAYHVGNLADERSIEVAKKYGIDITNQRARKFTVKDFDTFDVIYAMDESNYQNILMLARNSEDEEKVQLILNVIDADKNASVPDPYYGGNQGFENVYKMLDEACEVIANKLT is encoded by the coding sequence ATGAAAAAAGTTTTAATGGTTTGTTTAGGTAATATTTGCAGATCTCCATTAGCAGAAGGTATTTTAAAATCAAAAATAAATACAAGTAAAATTTTTGTAGATTCTGCAGGAACAGCTGCTTATCATGTTGGTAATTTAGCTGATGAACGCTCTATTGAAGTGGCAAAAAAATACGGAATTGATATTACCAACCAAAGAGCAAGAAAATTTACGGTAAAAGATTTTGACACTTTTGATGTTATTTATGCTATGGATGAAAGCAATTATCAAAATATTTTGATGTTGGCTAGAAATTCAGAAGATGAAGAAAAAGTACAACTAATTTTAAATGTAATTGATGCTGATAAAAATGCGTCAGTTCCAGATCCTTATTATGGAGGAAATCAAGGTTTTGAAAACGTTTACAAAATGTTAGATGAAGCTTGTGAAGTTATTGCAAATAAATTGACTTGA
- the dapF gene encoding diaminopimelate epimerase: protein MNLSFYKYQGTGNDFVMIDNRTKIFPKDEINKILQISDRHFGIGADGIILIENDDNFDFKMIYFNADGSQTFCGNGARCAVAFAKYLNIIQQKTTFLAVDGKHFAEIKDDIISLQMINVDDIKVSENSVFMHTGTQHHVEMVKELENYPVFDNGKKIRNSYDFPGSNVNFVQQLNDTTFRVRTYEKGVEDETLACGTGVTAVAIAMHKTNKTKSNSISLPVEGGNLEVSFDENNGVYTNVFLKGPAKFVFKGEINI, encoded by the coding sequence ATGAATTTATCGTTTTATAAATACCAAGGAACAGGAAATGATTTCGTTATGATTGATAACAGAACAAAAATCTTTCCAAAAGATGAAATTAACAAAATTTTACAAATTTCTGACAGACATTTTGGCATTGGCGCAGATGGAATTATTTTAATTGAAAATGATGACAACTTCGATTTTAAAATGATTTATTTTAATGCTGATGGTAGCCAAACTTTCTGTGGAAATGGGGCAAGATGTGCTGTTGCTTTCGCAAAATATTTGAATATTATTCAACAAAAAACAACTTTTTTAGCGGTTGATGGTAAGCATTTTGCTGAAATTAAAGATGACATAATTTCATTACAGATGATAAATGTTGATGACATTAAAGTGAGTGAAAACTCGGTTTTTATGCATACAGGAACTCAACATCATGTAGAAATGGTTAAGGAGTTAGAAAATTATCCAGTTTTTGACAATGGTAAAAAAATTAGAAATTCTTACGATTTTCCTGGCAGTAACGTAAATTTTGTACAGCAATTAAATGACACTACTTTTAGAGTAAGAACCTACGAAAAAGGGGTTGAAGATGAAACTTTAGCTTGTGGAACTGGTGTTACAGCAGTTGCAATTGCTATGCACAAAACGAATAAAACAAAAAGTAATTCCATTTCTTTACCTGTAGAAGGTGGAAATCTAGAAGTTTCTTTTGATGAAAATAATGGAGTTTATACAAACGTATTTTTAAAAGGGCCTGCAAAATTTGTTTTTAAAGGGGAAATTAATATTTAG
- a CDS encoding peptidoglycan-binding protein LysM, with amino-acid sequence MIKKFLFLSVFAFVLISATTANKRKDSEKVVVQPINIDYNIPYLQKNFVGFKEAVAFKESQGSYTVVNTLGYLGKYQFGRTTLERFNIHNTDAFLKNPELQEKAFVALCKVNKWILRRDIKRSVGKTMNGVIITESGILAAAHLSGAGNVKKFLRSGGSQRFSDAYGASIQSYMKNFADYDVSNITADRKATI; translated from the coding sequence ATGATCAAAAAGTTTTTATTTTTATCAGTTTTTGCATTCGTTTTAATAAGTGCAACCACTGCAAATAAAAGAAAAGATTCAGAGAAAGTAGTTGTACAACCTATAAACATAGATTACAACATCCCTTATTTACAGAAAAACTTTGTAGGTTTTAAAGAGGCAGTAGCATTTAAAGAGTCGCAAGGAAGCTATACAGTTGTAAACACTTTAGGTTACTTAGGCAAATATCAATTTGGCAGGACTACTTTAGAACGCTTTAATATTCACAATACAGATGCTTTTTTAAAAAATCCTGAATTACAAGAAAAAGCTTTTGTTGCTTTATGTAAAGTAAATAAATGGATTTTAAGAAGAGATATTAAACGTTCAGTTGGTAAAACGATGAATGGTGTTATAATTACTGAATCTGGTATTTTAGCAGCTGCTCATTTAAGTGGAGCAGGAAACGTTAAAAAGTTTTTAAGAAGTGGAGGAAGTCAGCGTTTTTCTGATGCTTATGGAGCTTCAATTCAATCTTATATGAAAAATTTTGCTGATTATGACGTTTCTAATATTACTGCTGATAGAAAAGCAACTATTTAA
- the lepB gene encoding signal peptidase I has translation MKKKYLNYILYVFTFFIVVYYALNLSGILVLYNNPTISNSPNLPEGSRSIGTNTITPKNGDFVCYNFNDEYSGKHIRVHRLVGLEGDTIQIKKGVVFLNGKNFDKDLNLTHFYKTAKENLIQLKKSEVDLSSIIIEQIDNDTIKLLLEDSFIKELSFEIHRFISDEDFINQEMKAIYNKPWNEDNFGPIIIPKNKIFVLGDNRDYTVDSRTIGLINADEIVSVLIKTF, from the coding sequence ATGAAAAAAAAGTATCTTAATTATATTTTATATGTATTTACTTTTTTTATTGTTGTTTACTATGCTTTAAATTTATCAGGAATATTAGTTTTATATAACAACCCAACAATTTCTAATTCTCCAAATTTACCTGAAGGTTCAAGAAGTATTGGAACAAATACTATTACTCCAAAAAATGGTGATTTTGTTTGTTATAATTTTAATGATGAATATTCAGGAAAACATATTAGAGTCCATAGATTGGTTGGTTTAGAAGGAGATACTATTCAAATAAAAAAAGGAGTTGTGTTTCTGAATGGTAAGAACTTCGACAAAGATTTAAATCTTACTCATTTTTATAAAACTGCCAAAGAAAATTTAATACAATTAAAAAAATCAGAGGTTGATTTATCGAGTATAATTATTGAACAAATAGATAATGATACTATAAAACTTTTGCTGGAAGATAGCTTTATAAAAGAATTAAGTTTTGAGATTCATAGATTTATTTCTGATGAAGATTTTATAAATCAAGAAATGAAAGCTATCTATAATAAACCTTGGAATGAAGATAATTTTGGACCTATTATAATTCCTAAAAATAAAATATTTGTTTTAGGTGATAATAGGGATTATACTGTTGATTCTAGAACGATTGGTTTAATTAATGCAGATGAAATAGTAAGTGTACTTATAAAGACTTTTTAA
- the mltG gene encoding endolytic transglycosylase MltG: MGKKIIYVLGFILILGGILGYNYYQKIFGEAITKDLELFIFSTDSLVDVKEKIADYSKNPNTFLWVAAKKSFSKPKTGRYLLKEGMSNNDVVNMLRSGNQTALSVSFNNQTTLEKFAGRIAEQLEIDSISIVNSFTEKKFLDENELTEKSALQICIPNSYEFYWTVSADDFRDKLLREYNRFWTADRIAKAKDLNLSKSEVITLASIVQKETAKKSERPIVAGLYLNRLQNGWPLQADPTIIYAIKEVKGQDYVVKRVLKVDLEVNSPYNTYINRGLPPSLIAMPDISSIDAVLNAKNHDYFYMCADIDKIGYHKFAKTLAQHNANAAKYQNWLNKKGVNR; the protein is encoded by the coding sequence TTGGGTAAAAAAATTATATACGTTTTAGGATTTATTCTTATTCTTGGAGGCATTTTAGGCTACAATTACTATCAAAAAATATTTGGGGAAGCAATTACAAAAGATTTAGAACTTTTTATTTTTTCTACTGATAGTTTAGTAGATGTAAAAGAAAAAATAGCAGATTACTCTAAAAACCCAAATACTTTTCTTTGGGTTGCAGCAAAAAAAAGTTTTTCGAAACCTAAAACTGGTCGTTATTTATTAAAAGAAGGCATGTCTAATAACGATGTTGTAAATATGTTACGAAGTGGAAATCAAACTGCTTTGAGCGTTTCTTTTAACAATCAAACTACCTTAGAAAAGTTTGCTGGTAGAATTGCAGAACAATTAGAAATAGATTCTATTTCGATTGTAAACTCGTTTACAGAAAAAAAATTCTTAGATGAAAATGAATTGACAGAAAAATCTGCCTTACAAATTTGCATTCCAAATAGTTACGAATTTTATTGGACTGTTTCTGCTGATGATTTTAGAGATAAATTACTAAGAGAATACAATCGTTTTTGGACAGCTGATAGAATTGCCAAAGCAAAAGATTTAAATTTATCAAAAAGCGAAGTGATTACTTTAGCTTCTATTGTTCAAAAAGAAACTGCAAAAAAATCTGAAAGACCAATTGTTGCAGGTTTATACTTAAATAGATTGCAAAATGGTTGGCCTTTGCAAGCAGATCCTACAATTATATACGCTATTAAAGAAGTTAAAGGGCAAGATTATGTTGTAAAAAGAGTTTTAAAAGTAGATTTAGAAGTTAATTCTCCATACAATACTTACATAAATAGAGGTTTACCTCCTTCTTTAATTGCAATGCCAGATATTTCTTCCATCGATGCTGTTTTAAATGCTAAAAATCATGATTATTTTTACATGTGTGCAGATATTGATAAAATCGGTTATCACAAATTTGCAAAAACTTTAGCTCAACATAACGCAAATGCTGCCAAATACCAAAATTGGCTGAATAAAAAAGGTGTAAATAGGTAA
- a CDS encoding DsrE/DsrF/DrsH-like family protein, whose amino-acid sequence MEKTKVRKMLFILSKATIENVYAAFIMANGARMEGIESEIFFTFFGLEAIQKKKLEHLRVATVGNPAMHIPTMLGGLPGMEALATKMMKKEMEKLDMPPVGEFLEILSDSGCKLWACKLAVDMFHLKKEDLIDEIEDIITIGDFYARADQDNTHLLFI is encoded by the coding sequence ATGGAAAAAACAAAAGTTAGAAAAATGCTTTTTATACTATCAAAAGCAACAATAGAAAATGTATATGCAGCCTTTATTATGGCAAATGGAGCTAGAATGGAAGGTATAGAGTCAGAAATCTTTTTTACTTTTTTTGGTTTAGAAGCCATTCAAAAGAAAAAACTAGAACATTTGCGTGTAGCAACTGTGGGTAACCCTGCAATGCACATTCCTACAATGTTAGGCGGTTTACCAGGTATGGAAGCTTTAGCTACTAAAATGATGAAAAAAGAAATGGAAAAATTAGACATGCCTCCTGTTGGAGAATTCTTAGAAATTTTATCAGATTCTGGTTGTAAACTTTGGGCTTGTAAATTAGCAGTTGATATGTTTCACCTAAAAAAAGAAGATTTAATTGATGAAATTGAAGATATCATTACCATTGGCGATTTTTATGCAAGAGCAGACCAAGACAATACTCATTTATTATTTATTTAA
- a CDS encoding trypsin-like peptidase domain-containing protein, producing MKKFFSLLGMAILGGAITLGGYKMFIDENVVVESIQPNSSSIIRTNYNPAFNTNSTAIDAATIDFTLAAERTVHSVVHVKNTAIRTQSSPLDIFFGNGNGTRKFEQVGTGSGVIISADGYIVTNNHVIDNANNIEITLNNNKKYEAELIGTDKNNDIALLKINADVDLPYTPFANSDTIKIGEWVLAVGNPYNLTSTVTAGIVSAKGRDLEGNGNIESFIQTDAAVNPGNSGGALVNTRGELVGINTAISSKTGSFIGYSFAVPSNIVKKIVDDLLEFGAVQEAILGISIDDKYKDDGVKVHEVFYDGGAKKAGLKDGDVIVKINNVKISKFSELLGQLTAKRPGDYVDVTINRDGDYITKSIELSKKPVRYVSNSFKWELKNVSKEELDKKGIDQGAKIINTADTRYRDSLVNYIITKVNNQEVNNAENAVKLLEKAAKGGYSIVIEVINVNGEKEILRFR from the coding sequence ATGAAAAAATTTTTTAGTTTATTAGGAATGGCTATTCTTGGAGGAGCAATTACTCTAGGAGGCTACAAAATGTTTATCGATGAAAATGTTGTGGTAGAAAGTATACAACCAAATTCTTCATCAATTATAAGAACAAATTACAACCCTGCGTTTAATACAAATTCAACAGCTATAGATGCAGCTACAATCGATTTTACATTGGCAGCAGAAAGAACTGTACACTCTGTTGTTCATGTAAAAAATACTGCAATCAGAACACAATCTAGTCCTTTAGATATTTTCTTTGGAAATGGAAATGGTACCAGAAAATTTGAACAAGTAGGTACAGGAAGTGGTGTTATTATTTCTGCTGATGGGTATATTGTAACAAATAATCATGTAATTGATAATGCAAATAATATCGAAATAACCTTAAATAATAATAAAAAGTACGAAGCTGAATTAATAGGTACTGACAAAAATAATGATATTGCTTTGTTAAAAATTAATGCAGATGTTGATTTGCCTTACACACCTTTTGCAAATTCGGATACGATTAAAATAGGAGAATGGGTTTTAGCAGTTGGGAATCCTTATAATTTAACAAGCACAGTAACTGCAGGAATTGTAAGTGCAAAAGGAAGAGATTTAGAAGGAAATGGAAATATTGAATCTTTTATACAAACTGATGCAGCTGTGAATCCTGGAAATAGTGGAGGAGCTTTGGTAAATACAAGAGGTGAATTAGTAGGAATTAACACAGCAATTTCTTCTAAAACAGGTTCTTTTATTGGGTATTCTTTTGCAGTGCCATCTAACATTGTAAAGAAAATTGTAGATGATTTATTAGAATTTGGAGCTGTTCAAGAAGCTATTTTAGGAATTTCTATAGATGATAAATATAAAGATGATGGTGTAAAAGTTCATGAAGTTTTTTATGATGGTGGTGCAAAAAAAGCGGGTTTAAAAGATGGTGATGTTATTGTAAAAATTAATAATGTTAAGATTTCTAAATTTTCAGAATTATTAGGGCAGCTAACAGCAAAAAGACCTGGAGATTATGTAGATGTTACTATTAACAGAGATGGAGATTATATTACAAAAAGTATTGAACTAAGTAAAAAACCAGTTAGGTATGTTTCTAATTCATTTAAGTGGGAATTGAAAAATGTTTCCAAAGAAGAATTAGATAAAAAAGGTATTGATCAAGGAGCTAAAATTATAAATACTGCAGATACTAGATATAGAGATAGTTTGGTCAATTATATTATAACAAAAGTTAATAATCAAGAAGTTAATAATGCAGAAAATGCAGTTAAATTATTAGAAAAGGCTGCTAAAGGAGGTTATTCAATAGTCATTGAAGTTATAAATGTAAATGGAGAAAAAGAAATTTTAAGATTTAGATAA
- a CDS encoding SAM-dependent methyltransferase, with protein MIGKLYLIPTTLGDTEPLEVMPLSIKKVIEQIDYYIVENEKSARRFIKSIAPKKSQPSLTLKLLDKYAVEEETQRYLDVCAQGINVGLLSEAGVPAIADPGASIVKLAHQQNIQVVPLVGPSSILMAMMASGMNGQNFAFNGYLPIDKGDRKRAIKDLERISMDKGQSQIFIETPYRNDKMLADLKAILSPQTNLCIAADITLPSEYIKTMSVQDWKHQQPDLHKKPAIFIIQK; from the coding sequence ATGATTGGTAAACTCTATTTAATTCCTACAACTTTAGGTGATACAGAACCTCTAGAAGTAATGCCTTTATCAATAAAAAAAGTGATAGAGCAAATAGATTATTATATTGTAGAAAACGAAAAATCTGCAAGAAGGTTCATTAAAAGTATTGCTCCTAAAAAATCTCAGCCTTCTTTAACTTTAAAGTTGTTAGATAAATATGCAGTGGAAGAAGAAACGCAACGTTATTTAGATGTTTGTGCTCAAGGAATTAATGTTGGTTTATTATCTGAAGCTGGTGTTCCTGCAATTGCAGATCCTGGAGCCAGTATCGTAAAATTAGCACATCAACAAAATATACAAGTGGTGCCTTTGGTAGGGCCAAGTTCTATATTAATGGCAATGATGGCTTCTGGAATGAATGGACAAAACTTTGCTTTTAATGGCTATTTACCTATTGATAAAGGTGATAGAAAAAGAGCGATTAAAGATTTGGAAAGAATTTCTATGGATAAAGGTCAATCGCAAATCTTTATAGAAACACCTTATAGAAATGATAAAATGTTGGCAGATTTAAAAGCGATTTTATCACCCCAAACTAATTTATGTATTGCTGCAGATATAACATTACCATCAGAATATATAAAAACAATGTCTGTGCAAGATTGGAAACATCAACAACCAGATTTGCATAAGAAACCAGCTATTTTTATTATTCAGAAGTAA
- a CDS encoding TusE/DsrC/DsvC family sulfur relay protein — protein sequence MIKTIKQVDIKVNNEGYLTDFSQWNKEIGAEIAKEHDIEMTEKHWEVIAYLQEQVASNSPLSIRGIKKSGVVDIKEFYALFPGGPLKVSTKIAGVPKPKSCI from the coding sequence ATGATAAAAACAATAAAACAAGTTGACATTAAAGTTAACAACGAAGGATATTTAACAGACTTTTCTCAATGGAACAAAGAAATTGGCGCAGAAATAGCCAAAGAACATGATATTGAAATGACCGAAAAACATTGGGAGGTTATTGCATATTTGCAAGAACAAGTTGCCAGCAATAGTCCTCTTTCAATTCGAGGAATTAAAAAAAGTGGTGTAGTAGATATTAAAGAATTCTACGCTCTTTTTCCTGGAGGGCCTTTAAAAGTATCTACAAAAATAGCAGGCGTTCCAAAACCAAAAAGTTGTATTTAA
- a CDS encoding glyceraldehyde-3-phosphate dehydrogenase: protein MSSTLDYEKEVKLQTQTRKATVEFINIVNDLWYNKSIELVMFRNPLIDKRASEILNLIEYSREFVNKPITIQDALNIAKAIQQVDLPSSKLDIGKLAYECYLHPEGCEDKVTFIKRKLKNATEAKNITPKDVVLYGFGRIGRLLARELMSKMGKGSQLRLRAIVTRGEITQTVLDKRASLLSVDSVHRDFLGTVQTDIENKALIINGTTVFMISANNPEDIDYTKFGIKDALIIDNTGAFRDDVALARHLKSKGASKVLITAPAKGVPNIVHGVNHKQNDPDKVDVFSAASCTTNAITPVLKVLEDNFGIKKGHLETIHAYTNDQNLVDNMHSKYRRGRAAALNMVITETGAGSAVAKAIPILAGKLTSNAIRVPVPNGSLAILNLQLRRPVTKDVINAILKQNALEGDLVEQIKYSIDNELVSSDIIGSTAPSIFDSKATITDGDSVILYIWYDNEYGYSHQVMRLAKHIAKVRRFTYY, encoded by the coding sequence ATGTCATCAACTTTAGATTACGAAAAAGAAGTTAAATTACAAACACAAACAAGAAAAGCAACCGTAGAATTTATTAATATCGTAAATGATTTATGGTATAATAAATCTATTGAGTTGGTTATGTTTAGAAATCCACTTATAGATAAAAGAGCAAGTGAGATTTTAAATTTAATTGAGTATTCAAGAGAATTTGTAAACAAACCAATTACTATTCAAGATGCTTTAAATATTGCAAAAGCAATTCAGCAAGTAGATTTGCCATCATCAAAATTAGATATTGGTAAATTAGCTTACGAATGTTATTTACATCCAGAAGGTTGTGAAGATAAAGTGACATTTATCAAAAGAAAATTAAAAAACGCAACAGAAGCAAAAAACATCACTCCAAAAGATGTTGTTTTATATGGTTTTGGTAGAATAGGACGTTTATTAGCAAGAGAATTAATGTCTAAAATGGGCAAAGGTTCTCAATTAAGATTAAGAGCCATTGTAACTCGTGGCGAAATTACACAAACAGTTTTAGACAAAAGAGCTTCCTTATTAAGTGTAGATTCTGTTCACAGAGATTTTTTAGGAACTGTACAAACAGATATCGAAAACAAAGCTTTAATTATAAACGGAACAACCGTTTTTATGATTTCTGCCAACAATCCAGAAGATATCGATTATACAAAATTCGGAATTAAAGACGCCTTAATTATCGATAACACTGGAGCATTTAGAGACGATGTTGCATTAGCAAGACATTTAAAATCGAAAGGAGCAAGCAAGGTTTTAATAACTGCGCCTGCAAAAGGAGTTCCAAATATTGTGCATGGTGTAAATCATAAACAAAACGATCCTGATAAAGTTGATGTTTTTTCAGCAGCATCTTGTACAACCAATGCAATAACGCCAGTTTTAAAGGTTTTGGAAGATAATTTCGGAATTAAAAAAGGACATTTAGAAACCATTCACGCCTATACAAACGACCAAAATTTGGTAGATAATATGCACAGCAAATACAGGAGAGGTAGAGCTGCAGCATTAAATATGGTAATTACTGAAACTGGAGCAGGAAGTGCAGTTGCAAAAGCAATTCCAATTTTGGCAGGCAAGTTAACATCAAACGCAATTCGAGTTCCTGTACCAAATGGATCTTTGGCTATTTTGAATTTGCAATTAAGAAGACCAGTGACTAAAGATGTAATCAATGCAATTTTAAAACAAAACGCTTTGGAAGGCGATTTGGTTGAGCAAATTAAATACTCTATAGATAATGAGTTGGTGTCATCAGACATTATTGGCTCAACTGCACCCTCAATTTTCGATAGCAAAGCAACCATTACAGATGGTGATAGTGTAATTTTATATATTTGGTACGATAATGAATATGGGTATTCGCATCAAGTAATGCGTTTGGCAAAACACATTGCAAAAGTTAGACGATTTACATATTATTAG
- a CDS encoding GNAT family N-acetyltransferase gives MKTLKGKNLQLRAIEPEDLNFLHTIENNELFWEVSHTQTPFSRYVLKQYLENAHLDIYESKQLRLIIEEISDKEQVGMIDLFDFNPQHHRAGVGILIHPYFQNRGFAAEALALLINYSFSYLNLHQLYANITPDNVKSIALFEKHNFTKIGIKKDWLLSNGKYKDEILYQLIKV, from the coding sequence ATGAAAACACTCAAAGGTAAAAACTTACAGTTAAGAGCAATTGAACCAGAAGACCTCAATTTTTTACATACTATAGAAAATAACGAGCTATTTTGGGAAGTAAGCCATACACAAACTCCTTTTTCTAGATATGTTTTAAAACAATATTTAGAAAATGCACATTTAGATATTTACGAATCAAAACAACTACGCTTAATTATCGAAGAAATTTCCGACAAGGAACAAGTGGGCATGATTGATTTGTTCGATTTTAATCCTCAACATCATAGAGCTGGAGTAGGAATTTTAATTCATCCTTATTTTCAAAATAGAGGATTTGCTGCTGAAGCATTAGCTCTTTTAATTAATTATTCTTTTTCTTATTTAAATTTACATCAGTTATATGCAAACATAACTCCAGATAATGTAAAAAGTATTGCGTTATTTGAAAAACATAACTTTACTAAAATCGGTATAAAAAAAGATTGGCTTTTATCAAATGGAAAATATAAAGATGAAATTTTATATCAATTGATAAAAGTGTAG
- the sqr gene encoding type III sulfide quinone reductase, selenoprotein subtype, with amino-acid sequence MKNLVILGAGTAGTMMANHMVSKLPKKEWKISIIDQYKTHYYQPGFLFLPFDSYTEDQVKKVGKKFIPKDVVYHQQKIEKIDAENNLVVLENEVLAYDLLIIATGSKIAPQEVDGMHSKEWHKSIFDFYTYEGALALRNKLRTFKEGKLVVHITEMPIKCPVAPLEFAFLADDYFQKKGIRDKVDITYVTPLSGAFTKEFTSKTLGYLLEDKNIKIVTDFAIEKVDFENNKIIDYADTEVDYDLLVTVPTNMGDEVIEKSGLGDDLNFVPTHPNTLQSLAYENIFVIGDATNVPASKAGSVAHFQAETLTDNILLYLENKPLKEEFDGHANCFIETGKNKALLIDFNYEQEPVTGTFPIAGIGPLKLLKESVFNHWGKLAFRWIYWNVLLKGIPIPFVSRNMKTAGKNINN; translated from the coding sequence ATGAAAAACTTAGTTATTTTAGGTGCAGGAACAGCAGGAACAATGATGGCGAATCATATGGTTTCTAAATTACCCAAAAAAGAATGGAAAATAAGCATCATAGATCAATACAAAACGCATTACTATCAACCTGGTTTTCTCTTTTTACCTTTTGATAGTTATACTGAAGATCAAGTTAAAAAAGTAGGCAAAAAATTTATTCCTAAAGATGTAGTTTATCATCAACAAAAAATTGAAAAAATTGATGCAGAAAACAATTTGGTTGTATTAGAAAACGAAGTTCTTGCGTATGATTTACTTATAATTGCTACAGGTTCTAAAATTGCGCCACAAGAAGTTGATGGGATGCATAGCAAAGAATGGCATAAATCTATTTTTGATTTTTACACTTATGAAGGTGCTTTGGCTTTAAGAAATAAGTTACGCACTTTTAAAGAAGGCAAATTGGTAGTTCACATTACAGAAATGCCTATAAAATGCCCAGTTGCACCTTTAGAATTTGCTTTTTTAGCTGATGATTATTTTCAAAAAAAAGGTATTAGAGACAAGGTTGATATTACTTATGTTACTCCTTTAAGTGGTGCTTTTACCAAAGAATTTACTTCTAAAACTTTAGGCTATTTATTAGAAGATAAAAACATAAAAATAGTCACAGATTTTGCCATTGAAAAAGTTGATTTTGAGAACAATAAAATTATTGATTATGCTGATACTGAAGTAGATTATGATCTATTAGTAACTGTACCAACAAATATGGGTGATGAAGTTATAGAAAAATCTGGTTTAGGAGACGATTTAAATTTTGTTCCTACACACCCAAACACGTTACAATCTTTAGCGTACGAAAATATTTTTGTTATTGGTGATGCAACAAATGTACCTGCATCAAAAGCGGGTTCTGTTGCACACTTTCAAGCAGAAACATTAACAGATAACATTTTATTATATCTAGAAAATAAACCTTTAAAAGAAGAATTTGATGGCCATGCCAATTGTTTTATTGAAACTGGTAAAAACAAAGCTTTATTAATAGACTTTAATTACGAGCAAGAACCAGTAACAGGAACTTTTCCTATAGCAGGCATTGGTCCTCTAAAACTTTTAAAAGAAAGTGTTTTTAATCACTGGGGAAAATTAGCTTTTAGATGGATATACTGGAATGTTTTATTAAAAGGAATTCCAATTCCGTTTGTATCTAGAAATATGAAAACAGCAGGAAAAAATATTAACAATTAA